One stretch of Syntrophorhabdaceae bacterium DNA includes these proteins:
- a CDS encoding nitrous oxide reductase accessory protein NosL, translating to MGRKFTWVAIAVFCLLSGIAAWAQMQPDIATHKACSNCGMDRERFNTSRMVVEFSDGTTKAVCSLRCAIDEMGRHQDKAVKSIKVADYNTKKLIDAEKAFWVVGGERPGVMARVGKWAFEKKEDAEVFIKTNGGNLATFKEATAAAREEMGKGRKMMGGKGMPEGMKP from the coding sequence ATGGGAAGGAAGTTTACATGGGTCGCAATTGCAGTGTTTTGTCTCCTCTCCGGCATAGCGGCATGGGCCCAGATGCAGCCGGATATCGCCACCCACAAGGCGTGCAGCAATTGCGGCATGGACAGGGAGAGATTCAATACATCGCGCATGGTCGTCGAATTCAGCGACGGCACGACAAAGGCAGTCTGCAGCCTCCGCTGTGCGATTGATGAAATGGGGCGGCACCAGGATAAGGCTGTAAAGTCGATCAAGGTCGCCGACTATAATACCAAAAAGCTCATCGACGCGGAGAAGGCCTTTTGGGTAGTGGGGGGAGAAAGGCCGGGCGTGATGGCGAGAGTGGGAAAATGGGCGTTTGAAAAGAAAGAAGACGCCGAGGTATTCATTAAAACCAACGGGGGAAATCTCGCGACCTTCAAGGAAGCAACAGCCGCGGCCCGCGAAGAGATGGGCAAGGGACGAAAGATGATGGGCGGCAAAGGAATGCCCGAAGGCATGAAGCCCTGA
- a CDS encoding methylated-DNA--[protein]-cysteine S-methyltransferase, producing the protein MELRKCTIFTPLGEMRAAAEGDALVGLRFSGQKYDCNYGKEWSEEPDYPLFKALGTQLDAYFSGRPENFDIPLSLRGTPFQRAVWGLLRTIPAGKTSTYGALAIQLREQGRAAYPRAVGGAIGRNPLSLIVPCHRVIGSNGRLTGYAGGLDRKALLLDLEKGADPGMAYSPRGGQKT; encoded by the coding sequence ATGGAATTAAGGAAATGTACTATCTTCACCCCCTTGGGGGAAATGAGGGCTGCCGCGGAAGGAGACGCCCTGGTGGGACTCAGATTTTCCGGTCAAAAATATGACTGTAATTACGGGAAAGAATGGTCCGAAGAACCCGATTACCCCCTTTTCAAGGCCCTGGGCACGCAGCTCGACGCCTATTTCAGTGGCCGGCCCGAAAACTTCGACATACCTCTGTCGCTACGGGGCACTCCGTTTCAAAGGGCGGTGTGGGGACTGTTGAGAACCATACCCGCAGGAAAAACATCCACTTACGGGGCGCTCGCGATTCAGCTCCGCGAGCAGGGTCGGGCGGCTTACCCGCGGGCCGTGGGGGGCGCAATAGGGAGAAATCCCCTCTCCCTCATTGTTCCGTGCCATCGCGTGATAGGGTCGAACGGCCGACTTACCGGGTATGCAGGAGGCCTCGACCGTAAGGCCCTGCTGCTTGATTTGGAGAAAGGAGCCGATCCCGGCATGGCGTATTCGCCGAGGGGCGGGCAAAAGACATAG